In Verrucomicrobiota bacterium, one genomic interval encodes:
- a CDS encoding B12-binding domain-containing radical SAM protein, translating into MKIKLITPRMSLRPMDSEYKRMLSPSIAPLMLAALTPPEHEVVLEDENAHPLRFDDRPDLVGITVNVDTSRRAYEIAAEYRARRVPVILGGIYPSSCPEEVLQHADSVCIGEAEELWPRILDDAAQGGLKRTYYNTAPTDLARTPRPKWEMLNRSSYLYTNIVCTSRGCAFRCDFCYNSCEYVHNCYRNRPVEHVVEEIKRLGTRQVMFIDDNFIGDPAWTRRFVRAIMPLGLTWHCAVSANIGLHPDLMDLMAESGCRSLFIGFESINGASISTVHKRQNRVEEYDRVIAEIHARGMMVNASMVFGFDNDTTDVFPHTVDWLVRNKVETMTAHILTPYPGTVLHRRLLHEGRIFDFDPTHYNTAHVVYHPKQMTADELYRGYLWMYAQVYSLKNIVRRLPLDTRQWLPYLFFNFGYRKFGYVTSWVARLGLMHAIGQLARRLAYGITLSRHLRILPGG; encoded by the coding sequence ATGAAGATCAAGCTCATCACCCCCCGCATGAGCCTGCGGCCGATGGACTCCGAGTACAAGCGGATGTTGTCGCCGTCCATCGCCCCGCTCATGCTCGCCGCGCTCACGCCGCCCGAGCACGAGGTTGTCCTCGAGGACGAGAACGCACACCCGCTCCGCTTCGACGACCGGCCCGATCTCGTGGGCATCACGGTCAACGTCGATACCTCGCGGCGCGCCTACGAGATCGCCGCCGAGTATCGCGCCAGGCGCGTGCCCGTCATTCTTGGCGGAATCTACCCGAGCTCGTGTCCCGAAGAAGTCCTCCAGCACGCCGACTCGGTCTGCATCGGGGAGGCAGAGGAGCTGTGGCCGCGGATTCTCGACGATGCCGCCCAGGGCGGGCTCAAACGCACCTACTACAACACCGCGCCGACCGATCTGGCCCGGACGCCGCGCCCGAAGTGGGAAATGCTCAACCGTTCGAGCTATCTCTACACAAACATCGTGTGCACGAGCCGCGGCTGCGCGTTCCGATGCGACTTCTGCTACAACTCGTGCGAGTACGTCCACAACTGCTACCGTAACCGGCCCGTCGAGCACGTCGTCGAGGAGATCAAGCGTCTCGGCACGCGCCAGGTCATGTTCATCGACGACAACTTCATCGGCGACCCCGCGTGGACGCGGCGGTTCGTTCGCGCCATCATGCCGCTCGGGCTCACGTGGCACTGCGCCGTGTCGGCCAACATCGGGCTCCATCCTGACCTCATGGACCTCATGGCCGAATCAGGCTGCCGCAGCCTGTTCATCGGGTTCGAATCAATCAACGGCGCCTCGATCTCGACGGTGCACAAGCGCCAGAACAGAGTCGAGGAGTACGACCGCGTGATCGCCGAGATCCACGCGCGCGGCATGATGGTCAACGCGAGCATGGTCTTCGGCTTCGACAACGACACGACGGACGTGTTCCCTCACACGGTCGATTGGCTCGTGCGCAACAAGGTCGAGACAATGACGGCCCACATCCTCACGCCGTACCCGGGCACCGTGCTGCACCGTCGCCTGCTGCACGAGGGCCGGATTTTCGATTTCGACCCGACTCACTACAACACGGCGCACGTGGTCTACCACCCGAAGCAGATGACGGCCGACGAGCTGTACCGCGGTTATCTGTGGATGTACGCGCAGGTCTACTCGCTCAAGAACATCGTGCGGCGCCTGCCGCTCGACACACGGCAATGGCTCCCCTACCTGTTCTTCAACTTCGGCTACCGCAAGTTCGGCTACGTCACCTCGTGGGTGGCGCGGCTCGGGCTCATGCACGCCATCGGGCAGCTGGCGCGGCGGCTCGCGTACGGCATCACCCTGTCAAGACATTTGCGGATCTTACCGGGCGGCTGA
- a CDS encoding alkaline phosphatase family protein: MPKADKVLVIGLDSTPHGLIFDEMTDRLPNFRRLMDAGRYGKLNSTIPAITIPAWSVMLTSKNPGRLGFYGFRNRKGYSYDEMWIANNNAVKEPRVWDVLGAAGKRSIAIGVPQTYPPKPLNGELVASFLTPDTTCEYTYPKELSAEIKDVVGGYMLDADDFRTEDKQRLLDDIRAMTEKRFKLVRHMMTTRPWDFFMFVEMGPDRIQHGFWKYHDPQHRLYRPGNPFENAIRDYYVALDREIGTVLDLLDERTAVLVVSDHGAQRMDGSICINDFLIQKNWLTLREPPPKVTRLKNLSVDWPKTKAWGWGGYVSRVFLNVKGREAQGAVEPSEYERTRDELIALFKSIPDDKGRPLRTQCFKPNEIYSLEHIEQAPDLIVYFDDLYWRATEDVGHDSIWSFETEIGPDDAMHAQHGMHILAWPGAKRGRNDKANLIDGAPTILDLLGVPVPKDMEGRSLAQ; encoded by the coding sequence ATGCCCAAAGCTGATAAGGTGCTCGTGATCGGGCTGGACTCGACGCCGCACGGGCTGATCTTCGACGAGATGACCGACCGGCTGCCGAACTTCCGGCGGCTCATGGACGCCGGCCGATACGGCAAGCTCAACAGTACGATCCCGGCGATCACGATCCCGGCCTGGAGCGTGATGCTTACGTCCAAGAACCCCGGCCGGTTGGGGTTCTACGGGTTCCGGAACCGCAAGGGCTACTCGTACGACGAGATGTGGATCGCCAACAACAACGCGGTCAAAGAACCGCGTGTGTGGGATGTGCTCGGCGCGGCGGGCAAGCGGTCGATCGCCATCGGCGTGCCGCAGACCTACCCGCCCAAGCCGCTCAACGGCGAGCTGGTCGCGAGCTTCCTCACGCCCGACACGACCTGCGAGTACACGTACCCCAAGGAGCTTTCTGCCGAGATCAAGGACGTGGTCGGCGGCTACATGCTCGACGCCGACGACTTCCGCACCGAGGACAAGCAGCGCCTTCTCGACGACATCCGCGCGATGACCGAGAAGCGCTTCAAGCTTGTTCGGCACATGATGACAACGCGGCCGTGGGATTTCTTCATGTTCGTCGAGATGGGCCCCGACCGGATCCAGCACGGATTCTGGAAGTACCACGACCCGCAGCACCGCCTCTATCGGCCGGGCAACCCGTTCGAGAACGCGATCCGTGACTACTACGTCGCCCTGGACCGCGAGATCGGCACGGTCCTGGACCTCCTCGATGAGCGCACCGCCGTGCTCGTCGTGAGCGACCACGGCGCGCAGCGCATGGACGGCTCGATCTGCATCAACGACTTCCTCATCCAGAAGAACTGGCTCACCCTCAGGGAACCGCCCCCAAAGGTCACCCGTCTCAAGAACTTGAGCGTGGACTGGCCCAAGACCAAAGCCTGGGGCTGGGGAGGCTATGTGAGCCGGGTGTTCCTCAACGTCAAGGGTCGCGAAGCACAAGGCGCCGTCGAGCCGTCCGAGTACGAACGGACGCGCGACGAGCTCATCGCCCTGTTCAAGTCGATCCCCGACGACAAGGGCCGCCCTTTGCGCACGCAGTGCTTCAAGCCGAACGAGATCTACTCGCTCGAGCACATCGAGCAAGCGCCGGACTTGATCGTCTACTTCGACGACCTGTACTGGCGCGCCACCGAGGACGTCGGCCACGACTCGATCTGGTCGTTCGAGACCGAGATCGGCCCCGACGACGCCATGCACGCCCAGCACGGCATGCACATCCTGGCGTGGCCGGGCGCGAAGCGAGGCCGCAACGATAAGGCGAATCTCATCGACGGCGCACCGACGATCCTCGACCTGCTCGGCGTCCCCGTCCCGAAAGACATGGAGGGCCGATCTCTCGCCCAGTAG